One stretch of Leptospira mtsangambouensis DNA includes these proteins:
- a CDS encoding DegT/DnrJ/EryC1/StrS family aminotransferase produces MLTSRKTFLPFALPSISEDAIEEVAQVLRSGWVTSGPKVKQFEMEFGDFVGSKETIAVNSATAGLHLALEAIGMTSEDAAITSSITFTATAEVICYFGAEPILTDVDPIHNLMTPNSLRETIESKCKWNGKELKSKKTGKRIKAIMPVHLAGYTCDMEGLISIAKEYNLYVIEDAAHAFPAVHKDKMIGTWGDFTVFSFYATKGITTGEGGMVTTSHKEAAERIRKMRLHGINRDAFNRPGWYYEVVDAGYKYNMTDIAAALGVVQLKESHGFWERRTEIAKHYNEEFSLLKGIKLPKEDSNGIHSWHLYRIEVDPKIAKVGRDTLVEELKERNIGTSLHFIPIFEHPYYKKTFQYNRKEYPNACQMYDKSVSLPLFAGMTKSDEKDVIDAVKDILG; encoded by the coding sequence ATGCTCACATCTCGCAAAACCTTCCTACCGTTTGCTCTGCCTTCGATTTCCGAAGATGCGATTGAAGAAGTCGCCCAAGTGCTTAGATCGGGCTGGGTCACTTCAGGTCCCAAAGTCAAACAATTCGAGATGGAGTTTGGCGACTTTGTTGGTAGCAAAGAAACCATCGCTGTCAACTCAGCCACTGCTGGCTTACATTTAGCCTTAGAAGCCATCGGCATGACTTCAGAAGACGCTGCCATCACTAGTTCCATCACCTTCACAGCTACAGCCGAGGTCATTTGTTATTTCGGAGCAGAACCCATCCTAACCGACGTTGATCCCATTCACAATCTCATGACTCCAAACAGTTTACGAGAAACCATTGAATCCAAATGCAAATGGAACGGAAAAGAACTCAAAAGCAAAAAAACAGGAAAACGTATCAAGGCAATTATGCCGGTTCACTTAGCAGGATATACTTGTGATATGGAAGGCCTCATTTCTATCGCAAAAGAATACAATTTATACGTAATTGAAGATGCTGCCCATGCCTTCCCAGCAGTTCACAAAGATAAGATGATTGGAACTTGGGGAGATTTTACTGTTTTTAGTTTTTATGCCACCAAAGGAATCACAACTGGAGAAGGGGGGATGGTCACTACTTCTCATAAGGAAGCCGCAGAACGAATCCGAAAGATGCGACTACATGGAATTAACCGTGATGCGTTTAACAGACCAGGTTGGTATTATGAAGTGGTGGATGCTGGTTATAAATATAATATGACCGATATCGCTGCAGCTCTCGGAGTCGTACAACTAAAGGAATCACATGGATTTTGGGAACGTAGAACAGAAATTGCAAAACATTATAATGAAGAATTTAGTTTATTAAAAGGAATCAAACTTCCTAAAGAAGATTCAAATGGAATTCATAGTTGGCATCTCTACCGCATTGAAGTAGATCCAAAAATTGCAAAAGTAGGGCGGGATACATTAGTAGAAGAGTTAAAAGAAAGAAATATTGGGACAAGCCTTCACTTCATTCCCATCTTCGAACATCCTTATTATAAAAAAACTTTCCAATACAATCGTAAAGAATATCCAAATGCTTGTCAGATGTATGATAAATCGGTTTCACTACCGCTATTTGCCGGAATGACAAAGTCCGATGAAAAAGATGTGATTGATGCAGTAAAAGATATTTTAGGATAA
- the add gene encoding adenosine deaminase, which produces MEVPFSEILNRIAVIDRDIAELNRLKSRLPADRPYSPTIQLTFDKQINTLLNERVSLMELPILHPPLWLLSKEGLEPADESSILKERKSLLAGDLSVAHPNEQDVINFIREIPKTEVHLHLEACVNKETLKFLYKKNGVEVTDQEFEDKYNFKDLNGFIQVFFFVQGSVKEASDLGYFIDSLADYLRSNNIVYCEAFFAPSKFIQNGLDFDEMVEVMVNRIRQIEVKDGITIRLLVDVSRSFGPENAMNNLKRVLGLKHKEVIGIGLGGAELMGPAKDYSEVFKVARESGLRCVAHSGEDDGPWAIWDAVNLCKAERIGHGTSAIQDPELVRYMKENRIPIEICVTSNVFTGKYVRKEQNHPVRYYYDQGLMLCINTDDPDIFNVNLTYEFFKLYRFLDFSIDEIIDLVRQGVLCTFHPEKESLWKSMEEKIEKIKLKYNLVSDKQLTSV; this is translated from the coding sequence ATGGAAGTTCCTTTTTCTGAGATTTTAAATCGTATTGCCGTCATTGACCGTGACATTGCAGAACTCAATCGTTTGAAGAGTCGTCTGCCAGCTGACAGACCGTACTCGCCTACCATCCAGCTTACATTCGATAAACAAATTAATACTTTGTTAAACGAACGAGTTTCCTTGATGGAACTCCCGATTTTACATCCACCACTTTGGTTACTTTCCAAAGAAGGATTGGAACCCGCTGATGAATCATCCATTTTAAAAGAGCGAAAGTCTTTACTTGCTGGGGATTTATCTGTTGCCCATCCGAATGAACAAGATGTCATCAACTTCATTCGAGAAATTCCAAAAACAGAAGTACATCTACATCTGGAAGCTTGTGTAAATAAAGAAACTTTAAAGTTCCTATATAAAAAGAACGGCGTTGAAGTTACAGATCAAGAATTTGAAGATAAATACAACTTCAAAGATTTGAATGGTTTTATACAGGTGTTTTTCTTTGTGCAAGGTTCAGTAAAAGAGGCTTCAGACCTTGGGTATTTTATCGATAGTTTAGCTGATTACCTACGTTCCAATAATATTGTGTATTGTGAGGCGTTTTTTGCTCCTTCTAAGTTCATTCAAAATGGATTAGATTTTGATGAGATGGTTGAAGTGATGGTAAATCGTATTCGTCAAATTGAAGTCAAAGATGGAATCACCATTCGCTTGTTAGTTGATGTTTCTCGTTCCTTTGGTCCAGAGAATGCAATGAACAATCTGAAACGTGTTTTGGGATTAAAACATAAAGAAGTCATTGGAATTGGACTTGGTGGAGCTGAACTTATGGGTCCAGCTAAGGATTATTCTGAAGTATTCAAAGTAGCACGCGAATCTGGATTACGATGTGTGGCCCACTCCGGAGAAGATGATGGTCCTTGGGCAATTTGGGATGCCGTAAATCTATGTAAGGCGGAAAGAATTGGTCATGGGACTTCTGCCATCCAAGATCCTGAACTTGTTCGTTACATGAAGGAAAATAGAATTCCAATTGAGATTTGTGTGACTTCAAACGTTTTTACTGGAAAATATGTTCGTAAAGAACAAAACCATCCAGTTCGATATTATTATGACCAAGGTTTGATGTTGTGTATCAATACAGATGATCCTGATATCTTTAATGTTAATCTTACTTATGAATTTTTTAAACTCTATCGTTTCTTAGATTTTTCTATCGATGAAATTATTGATTTGGTGCGACAAGGTGTGCTTTGTACCTTCCATCCAGAAAAAGAATCATTGTGGAAATCTATGGAAGAAAAAATAGAAAAAATCAAACTGAAATATAATTTAGTTTCAGATAAACAATTAACGTCAGTTTAG
- a CDS encoding YdcF family protein — MFLLSHRKISDKDLESASIIWDFLTQKDDLNKADLIFVLCSHDIRIAKYACDLYKKGYANYILFSGGLNFFTKNVFSDSEADSFAQIAKNEDIPLKDIIIENESTNTGENIHFTKSLIKKINITVNSVIAIQKPSMTLRVKLALNKQWPENRFIISAPEYSLLDAPHRYMNLYMIINEIVGDLQRIILYPKLGFQSEIFIPESVEYAFNYLISREYNLHLIR; from the coding sequence TTGTTTCTACTTTCTCATCGAAAAATATCAGATAAAGATTTAGAATCTGCTTCCATCATTTGGGATTTTTTAACTCAAAAAGATGACCTTAATAAAGCAGATTTAATTTTTGTCTTATGTAGCCATGACATAAGAATTGCTAAGTACGCTTGCGACCTCTACAAAAAAGGTTATGCCAACTATATTCTATTTTCGGGAGGACTCAATTTTTTTACTAAAAATGTATTCTCTGATTCAGAAGCTGATTCTTTTGCTCAGATTGCAAAGAATGAAGATATTCCTTTAAAAGATATCATCATTGAAAATGAATCTACCAACACAGGTGAAAATATTCATTTTACAAAATCTTTGATAAAGAAAATAAATATTACAGTAAACTCGGTAATAGCCATTCAAAAACCTTCTATGACCTTAAGAGTTAAGTTGGCTTTGAACAAACAGTGGCCAGAAAATAGGTTCATCATCTCTGCACCAGAATACTCTTTATTAGATGCACCTCATCGATATATGAATCTTTATATGATTATAAACGAAATCGTAGGTGATTTACAAAGAATCATTTTGTATCCCAAATTAGGTTTTCAGTCTGAAATTTTTATTCCTGAGTCAGTTGAATATGCCTTCAATTATCTCATTTCTCGTGAATATAACTTACATTTAATTCGCTGA
- a CDS encoding VOC family protein produces MAAPKKKKTSGAKKKSNPKKLDYRANPTHSITPFLMFNANIEEVAKFYASVFKKSKIITANPMQGEFILNGQKFTAYNGGPEFKFTWGVSFMISVETQKEVDYYWNALLANGGKESMCGWLQDKFGMYWQVTPKILLKLISHKDPIKAERATQAMLKMKKIDIAMLKEAVK; encoded by the coding sequence ATGGCAGCACCAAAGAAGAAGAAAACCAGTGGAGCTAAAAAAAAATCTAATCCTAAAAAACTAGATTATCGAGCAAACCCAACGCATAGCATTACACCTTTTCTAATGTTTAATGCAAATATTGAAGAAGTGGCAAAGTTCTATGCATCGGTCTTTAAAAAGTCAAAAATCATAACTGCAAACCCAATGCAAGGGGAGTTCATTTTAAACGGCCAAAAGTTTACTGCTTATAATGGTGGACCTGAGTTCAAATTCACTTGGGGAGTGTCCTTTATGATCAGTGTAGAAACTCAAAAAGAAGTTGATTATTATTGGAATGCTCTTTTAGCGAATGGCGGAAAGGAAAGTATGTGCGGCTGGCTTCAAGACAAGTTCGGTATGTACTGGCAAGTGACCCCAAAAATTCTTTTAAAACTAATTTCGCATAAAGATCCAATCAAAGCAGAACGTGCCACGCAAGCCATGTTAAAAATGAAAAAAATAGACATAGCAATGTTGAAAGAAGCGGTAAAGTAA
- a CDS encoding steroid delta-isomerase, which produces MNQETSINLIDTQLKAYNNKDIHLFLQCWDKNAKIYLHPTALIADGLDQIKERHIIRFQEPDLFARLISRQVFGDKIVDQELVTRNFPEGKAVVDVLAIYEIKKKLIVNAWFLIGDPKF; this is translated from the coding sequence ATGAATCAAGAAACAAGCATAAACTTAATCGATACACAACTGAAAGCATATAACAATAAAGATATTCATTTGTTCCTGCAATGTTGGGACAAAAATGCAAAAATATACCTACATCCGACTGCTTTAATTGCAGATGGACTTGACCAAATCAAGGAAAGACATATAATTCGTTTCCAAGAACCAGACCTTTTTGCGAGGTTGATTTCTAGACAAGTGTTTGGTGATAAAATTGTAGACCAAGAATTAGTTACTAGAAATTTTCCAGAAGGCAAAGCTGTGGTCGACGTATTAGCAATTTATGAAATAAAAAAGAAACTGATTGTTAATGCTTGGTTTTTAATTGGTGATCCGAAATTTTAG
- a CDS encoding dihydrofolate reductase family protein: MRKIIVLEFLTLDGVIQAGGGPTEDTSGDFVYGGWQVPYSDDVINKVMERQMNMPFDLLLGRKTFSIWAPYWPEHSEIWPSVMSVTKYVVSNTMKSHTWNPSIFLNGNVVDKIKTLKQGDGPNLHVYGSANLVQTLMQHDLVDEFWLKIYPLTLGSGKRLFAEGTIPAAFKLMESQISPSGIIIANYKRAGAVQTGSF; encoded by the coding sequence ATGAGAAAAATAATCGTACTCGAATTTCTTACCCTTGATGGTGTGATCCAAGCTGGCGGTGGGCCAACAGAAGATACCAGTGGTGACTTTGTTTATGGGGGATGGCAAGTTCCCTATTCAGATGATGTAATTAATAAGGTTATGGAAAGGCAAATGAACATGCCCTTTGATTTGTTGTTAGGCCGAAAAACCTTTTCTATTTGGGCACCATATTGGCCCGAACATAGTGAAATCTGGCCAAGTGTTATGTCTGTAACGAAGTATGTTGTTTCCAATACGATGAAATCTCATACATGGAATCCCTCCATCTTTTTAAATGGAAACGTAGTAGATAAAATCAAAACACTCAAACAGGGAGATGGCCCAAACTTACATGTTTATGGAAGTGCCAACCTTGTTCAAACTCTGATGCAACATGATCTGGTGGATGAGTTTTGGTTAAAAATCTATCCACTAACACTAGGTAGTGGCAAAAGGTTATTTGCCGAAGGAACCATCCCTGCCGCCTTTAAACTTATGGAGAGTCAAATTTCGCCAAGTGGAATTATTATCGCTAATTACAAACGAGCAGGCGCAGTTCAGACTGGAAGTTTTTAA
- a CDS encoding YdcF family protein: MSRRTYFLTSLNRAVVLYNESLIQKVIVFGGIGKEGFDEAKVMKEYLIANGLNANQIIEDNLGYTTEKSANNLKEILKSHESEPILIISQYYHLPRASYLVKRAGFQNVKTSYARYSEIRDFYSVFRETIALPYVMILNL, encoded by the coding sequence ATTTCTCGGCGCACTTATTTCCTAACCAGCTTAAATCGTGCAGTAGTCCTATATAATGAAAGTTTAATTCAAAAAGTAATAGTGTTTGGTGGGATTGGAAAAGAAGGATTTGACGAAGCAAAAGTAATGAAAGAATATTTAATAGCAAACGGCTTAAATGCAAATCAAATCATAGAAGACAATCTAGGTTACACTACGGAAAAATCTGCAAATAATTTAAAGGAAATCTTGAAATCGCATGAATCGGAACCAATTCTTATCATTTCGCAGTATTATCATCTTCCTAGAGCAAGTTATCTAGTAAAAAGAGCAGGATTCCAAAATGTCAAAACTTCCTATGCTAGGTATTCTGAAATCCGAGATTTCTATTCTGTCTTCAGAGAAACCATTGCCCTACCTTACGTAATGATTCTGAATTTATAA
- a CDS encoding ester cyclase, with product MQNHEKISFILNELITNYNTSSIQEVFSNEYIVHTSKKDYQGHKIIIKWTKDLHNFLANLKIVKIQFLVQTDEFIVWKRTLRGKIKPSKNKNLKQGKSIQWDEMIVSKFKNGFIIEEWNNSEFLGALIS from the coding sequence ATGCAAAATCATGAAAAAATTTCGTTCATATTGAACGAACTAATTACAAATTATAATACTTCATCAATCCAAGAAGTTTTTTCTAACGAATACATTGTTCATACCTCCAAAAAGGATTACCAAGGGCATAAGATCATCATCAAGTGGACCAAGGATTTACATAATTTTTTGGCTAATTTAAAAATAGTCAAAATTCAATTCTTAGTACAAACTGATGAATTCATCGTATGGAAAAGAACCTTACGGGGAAAAATAAAACCGTCAAAGAACAAAAACTTAAAACAAGGCAAATCAATTCAGTGGGATGAAATGATAGTCTCAAAATTTAAAAATGGTTTTATCATAGAAGAATGGAATAATTCAGAATTTCTCGGCGCACTTATTTCCTAA
- the ygiD gene encoding 4,5-DOPA dioxygenase extradiol — protein MNHAENKENWGIFQSSETLPSLFLGHGSPMNAIEENEFVEGLRNLSKTIPKPKAILCISAHWVTDGTFVTAMENPPTIHDFGGFPKALFDVQYPAPGSPELAKLVQSLVKSQNVKLDYEWGLDHGAWCVIKHIYPNADVPVVQLSMDYKTSPEKHFQLAKELAPLRDHGVLILTSGNIVHNLRMVAWDRLNEVYGFDWAMEVNQKVKNWILQGDNDSLIQIRNHGKEFEWAIPTAEHYLPLLYTLGTKLDFDTISFFNDKPVAGALTMTSVRLDPDLN, from the coding sequence ATGAATCACGCAGAAAACAAAGAAAATTGGGGTATTTTTCAAAGTTCAGAAACACTTCCTTCCCTTTTTCTGGGGCATGGGAGCCCAATGAATGCGATCGAGGAAAATGAATTTGTAGAAGGATTACGAAATCTGAGTAAAACAATTCCCAAGCCGAAAGCCATTCTTTGTATTTCCGCACACTGGGTGACGGACGGAACGTTTGTCACCGCCATGGAAAATCCTCCCACCATACATGACTTTGGTGGATTTCCAAAAGCATTATTTGATGTGCAGTATCCTGCTCCTGGTAGCCCTGAACTAGCAAAACTGGTTCAGTCGTTGGTAAAATCTCAAAATGTAAAATTAGATTACGAATGGGGTTTGGATCATGGTGCTTGGTGTGTCATCAAACATATTTATCCCAATGCTGATGTTCCTGTCGTACAGTTAAGTATGGATTATAAAACTTCACCGGAAAAACACTTTCAATTGGCAAAAGAGTTGGCTCCTCTACGGGACCACGGTGTGCTCATTTTAACCAGTGGGAATATTGTACATAACTTGCGTATGGTGGCTTGGGATAGACTGAACGAAGTGTATGGATTTGATTGGGCAATGGAAGTCAATCAGAAGGTTAAAAATTGGATTTTACAGGGAGATAATGATTCCTTAATTCAAATTAGAAATCATGGAAAAGAATTTGAATGGGCGATCCCAACAGCAGAACATTATTTGCCATTGTTATACACATTAGGAACAAAACTCGATTTTGATACCATATCATTTTTTAATGATAAACCGGTAGCAGGTGCTTTAACTATGACTTCAGTAAGACTCGACCCAGATTTGAACTAG
- a CDS encoding alpha/beta hydrolase encodes MEKPLEFLVRKPKITTENPPLLLLLHGVGSNEEDLFSLSNYLPDSLLVVSLRGPLTLGPNSFGWYEVLFTTGQPKINLEQEKESRKLLLDFLDYLKLNHQYDESNVWIGGFSQGAIMSYSIGLLYPDKIKGIIALSGRLLEENKEIIKVTDDLLKKKIFISHGTKDRVLSVEYARSVKQYLESIGIQPHYQEYEEGHSINREMLKDLIQWLEENL; translated from the coding sequence ATGGAAAAGCCACTCGAGTTTTTAGTTCGAAAACCAAAGATAACAACTGAGAATCCCCCTCTCCTTCTATTGTTACACGGTGTCGGTAGTAACGAAGAAGATTTATTTTCTTTATCAAATTATCTACCTGATTCTTTGTTGGTGGTCTCACTCCGCGGCCCTTTGACTTTGGGTCCAAATAGTTTTGGCTGGTATGAAGTATTATTCACGACAGGCCAACCTAAGATCAATTTGGAGCAAGAAAAAGAAAGTAGGAAGCTTTTATTAGATTTTTTGGATTATCTTAAATTAAATCATCAATATGATGAATCCAATGTTTGGATTGGTGGCTTTAGTCAAGGAGCCATCATGTCTTATTCCATTGGATTACTTTATCCAGATAAAATCAAAGGGATCATTGCCTTAAGCGGAAGGTTGTTGGAAGAGAATAAGGAAATAATAAAGGTCACAGATGATCTTTTAAAAAAGAAGATTTTTATCTCTCACGGAACCAAGGATCGAGTGTTATCGGTTGAATATGCGCGCTCCGTAAAACAATATTTGGAATCAATTGGCATTCAGCCTCACTATCAGGAATATGAAGAAGGCCATAGTATTAACAGAGAGATGTTAAAAGATTTGATCCAATGGTTGGAAGAAAATCTCTGA
- a CDS encoding class I SAM-dependent methyltransferase: MAGQQNVFKRLVGKGLYPSQMAWMLLLPFRNLYLSPAKLASRLGLKDDSIVLELGCGPGYFSPFIAKKIPKGKLYLADIQPEMLQKAQKRVNQKGIKNVELFLTEKESLPFPNNHFDVIYLVTVLGEISEPNTYANEMFRVLKPNGIVSISEQAGDPDSLSLSNVEKVLSPAGFRLKEVFGKARTFTANFIKI, encoded by the coding sequence ATGGCCGGACAACAAAATGTTTTTAAAAGATTAGTCGGTAAGGGATTATATCCTTCGCAAATGGCTTGGATGTTACTCCTTCCATTTCGAAATCTTTACTTATCTCCAGCGAAACTGGCAAGTCGATTGGGTCTTAAAGATGATTCTATCGTTTTGGAATTAGGATGTGGTCCCGGTTATTTTAGTCCCTTCATTGCAAAAAAGATTCCAAAGGGAAAACTTTACCTTGCAGACATTCAGCCAGAAATGCTTCAAAAAGCACAAAAGCGAGTGAACCAAAAAGGAATCAAAAATGTTGAATTATTTTTGACTGAAAAGGAATCCCTTCCATTTCCAAATAACCATTTTGATGTAATTTATCTTGTAACAGTTCTTGGAGAAATTTCGGAACCTAACACGTATGCAAATGAAATGTTTAGAGTTTTAAAACCAAATGGAATTGTATCGATATCCGAACAGGCTGGTGATCCAGATTCCTTATCCCTTTCAAACGTTGAAAAAGTTTTATCACCAGCTGGATTTCGTTTAAAAGAAGTTTTCGGAAAAGCCAGGACATTCACCGCCAACTTTATCAAAATCTAA
- the purB gene encoding adenylosuccinate lyase: MIDRYSHPEISAIWELENKFKIWTDIEIYACEARANRGEVPKEDLETIKQKAKFNVDEILEIESKVHHDVIAYLTNLNSYIGPAGRHVHFGLTSSDVGDTALCVQMVQAMDLLIQRTETLLETTKQKAKEYKDLPCIGRSHGIHAEPMTLGLKFALFYAEMTRNLERMKDARAQVAVGKLSGAVGTYSNIDLEIEEYVLTKLGLTVDPIATQVISRDRHAFYMSVLGVVAASLDRMATEIRLLQKTEGREVEEPFAKGQKGSSAMPHKRNPVVCERISGISRVIRSNVNVGLQNVGLWHERDISHSSAERIVLPDSTIALDYILEKMNFVLKGLHVYPDATERTLNVTRGLIFSQKVLLWLIEKGGITREDAYLIVQENAMAVWADQSKNLRDLLKQDPRCSAILKESDLDEIFQIKPYLERIPLIFKRLGIID, translated from the coding sequence ATGATCGATCGATACAGCCATCCAGAGATTTCTGCCATCTGGGAATTAGAGAACAAATTTAAGATTTGGACAGATATTGAAATTTATGCCTGCGAAGCCCGCGCCAACCGCGGAGAAGTTCCCAAAGAGGACCTAGAAACCATCAAACAAAAGGCAAAATTCAATGTAGATGAAATTCTAGAAATAGAATCGAAAGTACATCACGACGTAATCGCCTATTTGACAAACTTAAACTCTTATATAGGACCAGCAGGCCGACATGTTCACTTTGGCCTCACATCCAGCGACGTTGGTGACACTGCACTTTGCGTACAAATGGTCCAAGCAATGGACCTTCTCATCCAAAGAACAGAAACTCTTTTAGAAACCACAAAGCAAAAAGCAAAAGAGTACAAAGACCTTCCTTGTATCGGACGTTCTCATGGAATCCATGCGGAACCAATGACACTTGGTCTTAAGTTTGCTCTCTTCTATGCGGAGATGACTCGAAACTTAGAACGGATGAAAGATGCCCGCGCACAAGTGGCTGTAGGCAAACTATCTGGAGCTGTCGGAACTTATTCCAATATTGATTTAGAAATTGAAGAATATGTGTTAACCAAACTTGGATTAACCGTTGATCCTATTGCTACTCAAGTCATTTCTCGTGACCGCCATGCCTTCTATATGTCAGTACTCGGTGTGGTTGCTGCAAGTTTGGATCGAATGGCAACTGAGATTCGCCTCTTACAAAAAACAGAAGGGCGCGAAGTAGAAGAACCTTTTGCCAAAGGCCAAAAAGGATCTTCGGCTATGCCTCACAAACGAAATCCAGTTGTTTGCGAAAGAATTTCTGGAATCTCCAGAGTCATTCGATCCAACGTAAACGTTGGATTACAAAACGTAGGGCTTTGGCATGAACGAGATATTTCTCATTCTTCTGCCGAACGAATTGTCCTTCCAGATTCCACCATTGCACTCGATTACATTTTGGAAAAAATGAATTTTGTCCTAAAAGGACTTCATGTGTATCCTGATGCTACAGAACGTACATTAAATGTAACACGTGGACTAATCTTTTCACAAAAAGTATTGTTGTGGTTGATTGAAAAAGGTGGAATCACTCGTGAAGATGCCTACTTAATCGTTCAAGAAAATGCAATGGCAGTTTGGGCAGACCAATCCAAAAATCTTCGTGACCTTTTGAAACAAGATCCAAGATGTTCTGCCATCCTCAAAGAAAGTGACCTGGATGAAATTTTCCAAATCAAACCTTATTTGGAAAGAATTCCGCTCATCTTCAAACGATTGGGGATTATTGATTAA
- a CDS encoding glucose 1-dehydrogenase yields the protein MSKEFEGKVALVTGAASPIGLGRAIANRIASHGASLVLVDLNQEKIEEAAREVEAKFGVKAIGVACNVTKPEDCDAAISKTKEAFGKLDFLVNNAGVLKDNLLIRMSEQEYDFVMDVNCKGVFLMTKSASKLILKSDSGRIVNISSVSGLTGQPGQANYSTSKAGVIALTKVSAREFSGRNVLVNAVCPGYVQTEMTGTLSKEVQDKLTDPSVIPLKRPGKQEEIASAVKFFLSNDASYITGTYLRVDGGAAIGM from the coding sequence ATGTCCAAAGAATTCGAAGGAAAAGTAGCACTGGTAACGGGAGCTGCCTCTCCCATTGGTTTGGGAAGAGCAATCGCAAACCGAATCGCATCGCATGGTGCAAGTTTGGTGCTTGTTGATTTGAATCAGGAAAAAATTGAAGAAGCTGCAAGAGAAGTAGAAGCTAAATTTGGTGTGAAAGCAATTGGAGTTGCTTGTAACGTTACAAAACCAGAAGACTGTGATGCTGCTATCAGCAAAACAAAAGAGGCTTTTGGTAAATTGGATTTTCTTGTGAACAACGCAGGTGTTTTGAAAGACAATCTTCTCATTCGTATGTCTGAACAAGAATATGACTTTGTCATGGATGTGAACTGTAAGGGAGTTTTCCTTATGACTAAATCCGCAAGTAAACTCATTCTAAAATCTGACTCTGGTAGGATCGTAAACATTTCTTCTGTTTCTGGACTCACTGGTCAACCAGGCCAAGCAAACTACTCCACTTCTAAAGCGGGAGTGATTGCATTAACAAAAGTTTCTGCTCGAGAATTTTCAGGAAGAAACGTACTAGTGAATGCAGTTTGTCCAGGTTATGTACAAACAGAAATGACTGGAACACTTTCGAAAGAAGTACAAGATAAGTTGACAGATCCTTCTGTAATCCCACTCAAACGCCCGGGAAAACAAGAAGAGATTGCATCTGCTGTGAAATTTTTCTTAAGTAACGATGCATCTTACATTACTGGAACTTACCTCCGTGTAGACGGTGGTGCGGCTATCGGGATGTAG